The following is a genomic window from Arvicanthis niloticus isolate mArvNil1 chromosome 10, mArvNil1.pat.X, whole genome shotgun sequence.
GGGCTTGGAGGTTTTCTAGCTCACTCTATCCCTGCCTCACCTATACTGTGACTCagaacattcttccattgtgtCCAGCCCTTCTTTTCCTTGTGGTTCAGTGACTTCTGAGACTAGAAACTACAAATTGAGTTCTGATGACCATGACTTGCATCTCATTTCAAAACCCACCGTGTTGGGCATCTTATACATGTTCCATTTCTTTTGGGGGTGTATCACTTCGCCTGCATTCCCGTCCCTGCTGTAATAACACCCCCAGATGTGGTCTTTCTATGCCACtgacagaggcaggaaaaccaTGTGCTTCTttctgcccttctgtttcctctcctaTTGGGACACATGGTCTCTCTATTAAAGGCAGAATGAAAAACTCCATCTGGTATTCTGTGGCTCAGATCCGCCTAGGCTGTGGCTTCTGAACTTTGGGGCGCACTGAGACTTGGATAGGTACCAGAGTACAGAGGTTTGAGGAAAACACCCCCAGATTCCTGGAGGCCAGGCCTTGACCACCTAGAGTCAGATATTCCTGGAAGCCAGCCCATTGGCCACCCTGCTGGTCTCTTTTTCTGTATGAGTCAGTCCTGGGAGGCCCCCAGCTGCATCTTACcattccctgtctcctccccagtGGTCTGCAAGAAGAATCTGGACAGCACTACTGTGGCAGTGCATGGAGAAGAGATCTATTGCAAGTCATGTTATGGCAAGAAGTATGGGCCAAAAGGCTACGGCTACGGGCAGGGCGCAGGCACGCTGAGCACAGACAAAGGGGAGTCTCTGGGCATCAAGCATGAGGAGTGAGTACAAGATCCTCTCTCCCTTTACTTGGGTTCTCACCCTGTTCTTGAAATGGATGCCAGTGAAACACCTTTGGTTAAACAGTGGAAGGTCTGGGAAGCCACTGATTTAAAGGGAGAGCTAtacatggtggcccatgcctgccATTCTAGGGAGGCTGAACCTGGAAGACCTTGAGCTCAAGGTCAACTTAAGCTACAAATACAGACTATGTTTAAATAAAATCCCAAACCAGGCTGGGGAAAAGGCTCACTTGGTAAAGTCCTTGCCACATaaacatgaggacccgagtttaatCCCAAGCACCCAATGTAAAAGCTGGGTACTGGCAATGTGCACTTACAGTCCCAGTGTTGAGAAGACAGGAGGATACCTGGGGCTTGGTAGCTAGCTGgaagagacctgtctcaaaaaataaggtggagaggagttaagaggacacccaatgttgacctctggtctctacgTGTATGAGCTCACACATGCGTGTTCACCTTACTtgaacatacacatgaacatgtgcgcgcacacacatgcagaaagagagagagatctcaaaagcaaattaaaaaatgaacaaataaaataagaattcatGAAAGGAAGCCACAGAGTAGGTCTCTGTGTGGGGCTGCCGGGacagctgaggaccaagtgtcTGCTGTGAAAACTCAGCCTAGATTTTTACAAGCTCAGGGCTAGAAGGGGCTCTAAGAGTTACAGtccaatttcttcattttataattgaaaattcagAGGAGCGTCAGCCCGCTACCCTTCACCCCTGCTCAGAGGAAGTAGGTTCCTTTCCTGGGCCATGCCTCAGGGTGTCACTGTCATCTCTTGCCTCTGAGCTGCTGGGAAACGGTGGCTGTCAGCCCCTCGGCAATGGGGAAGTGAATGGAATGATGAAGACTCACCGGATTTCAGCCAAGGTCATTGTCCTCACAGGAATGCTCTGTCAGCATATTTCTCCTGCAAAGAATCTAATGATAGATGGTCTACAGAAgtgagggcaggggaggggtcTTGGCAAACGATGTGCCAAATGATTCTGGGGGCTTTAATGAGGTGACCAGGAGACTGTGCTGTGTTGCCAAACTCTTGGGATCTCAGAGGCCATGGTGGCCTTAGCTCTGATGGAAAGGGTTCCACCCCTGCACTTAGTCAACTTGCCACATGCACTTCTGTGTGTAGAGCCCCCGGACACAGGCCCACCACCAACCCCAACGCATCCAAGTTTGCCCAGAAGATCGGCGGCTCTGAGCGCTGTCCCCGATGTAGCCAGGCGGTCTATGCTGCGGAGAAGGTGATTGGTGCTGGCAAGGTAAGGCGCTGCTGGGcatgagggagggaagagggaggtgagTTTCCGAAACATGGATTACAGAGCTGTGTGATGGATGACTCTAGACCCACTCCAGGCAGCAGCCTGAGCCCTGCACTTTGCCTCCTTCCAGAGATCCAGTGGTCTGTCCCGGATCTTAGAGAACTCACCTAAGCCACGAACTGTACCATCCCCAGTGCCAAAGACTGTCTCTGGTCACTTTGTAGGGCATTGCTAAGGCTGAGGATGTAGATGGGTATTGAAGGGCCCAGCTCCTAAGATTTTATGGCtgggttctctctgtctctctgtgtgtgtgtgtctctgtgtatgtctgtctgtctgtctctgtctgtctgtctctctctgtctctgtctctctgtctctctctgtctttctctttctctgtctctctctctctctctctctctctctctctctctctctctctctctctgagacaggctttctctgtgagtccctggttgtcctagaaccaggctggcctcaaactcacagagatctatctacctctgccaagtgctggtattaaaggtgtgtatcaccaatGCTAATGGCTAGGTTTTCTGAAGAGGgcttctcaggctggagagatggctcagtggttaagatcactgactgctgttccagaggtcctgagttcaattcccagcaaccacatggtggctcacaaccatctataatgggatccgatgccctcttctggtgtgtctgaagacagctacagcgtactcatgtacataaaatataagtaaatacaaCTAAGAGGGTTTCCTCCTTTCTAGGATGAAGATTCACAGCTTTAATCAGATTTTAGGTGTTTTAGTTCCAGAAATACCTTTTAGAATcacaaaatacaattataaaCCATCAcgaaatatatattttgtttcatgGGTGTATTCTGCCAGAAATGCACTCCTATAACCCTGAGGACAGAGGTTTTCTTGGTTAAGGTCTGTCAGCCTGCTGGAAggtttttccacatttttttttcattcctttgcCTGCCCTGTCCCTGTGCTATTCCGATAGTAGCTTCCAGCTCCCAGTCCACAGTGCTCAAGGAGAATCACCCTGGACAACCAACTGTCCAAACAGCTCAGTGATCATTTCCTTGGTGTTCTTTGGTGGGAAAGAGCAGGAGAGCCCTGGGCCTTTGCAGTCTTAGACTAAGAGTCAGCAGATCACAGAACTCATACCCTCAAGCAGTGAGGACGTCTGGATCCTCAGCCGAGGCCTAGGCTGAATGAGTGATTAGGCCATACTCAGACAGGGAGCCAGTGGACCCATGGTGCGTGGAACTCGTGGCCATGCCCAGACTGTAACCTCTTCATTGCTGCTGAGATTCTCCACATCACACAAACCAAGGGATGAATAATCTGCCCATATCTTCTAGCTAGGAAGCCAGCCAGGAGCCCAGCCAGGCTTGCCTGATTCTGAAGCCCTGTCTCTTACTACTGTTGACTTTACTGTGGGTCACTTAACccctttgaaaacatttctaTACTTGCAAAGAAAGAACAGGGTTGTTAAGCCCGCCGTGGTGATGAACCGCCTCGGCCCTATGTAATCTGCTTGAATTTTGATTTTGCCCTTTACTCGTGGGCAGCTTTCCTGAGCATCAGTCATGCATAATGTAGGCCAAGGAGTGGAGCCATGATGAAGTGAAGCCATGACCACCTCTGACatacaaaatgtttttaagagTGTATGAGGAAATACATGTGTAGTGGGCATTGTTGTGCCTTAAATATCATGGCcacacatgcctgtgatctcagactGAACCcccaaaaggaggaaaaaaggaaagaaaaagtaatatCAGAAGTCATCTTTTCCCTTTGCCTATGAAGACAggaaattattaaagaaatacCCAGGAATCCCTGTTTCCATGGCATAGGGTAGAGATTGCACTgaggtcgggcagtggtggcagcaaacacctttaatctcggCACTCAGGAGctggcctctgtgagtttgaggccagcctggtctacagagtaagctccagggcagccaaggctacagagagaaaccctgtcttaaaaaataaaataaaataaaataaaataaaataaaataaaataattgtccTGAGAAGTAGAATAAGAACATTTTGAGTTCAAcgggaaaagagaagaagaagcccCTTAAGAAGCATTGAGGAACACAGTGTGCCTTTCATTGTTGGGTGAATGGGCAAAGACACGAGGCTTATTTCAGGAGTGTCTGGAAAGTATGAGATGGTACTCTGGGTGGCCTGTGTGTAATTCCGTCTTCTTCCAGTCCGGAGTGCTGGGGTAGCGGTTTCTGCTTTACAAAGAGGTTTGACAGAGCCCTGAAGGATAATTAGGATTTGTCCACCCTATCTTGGCCCCCTGCTGCTGTCTTTTGGGCACATGAGGAGCTGAGGGGTGAGGTCCAGTGGCCAGGAAATCTGAAGGCCCCAGCTGCTTTTCCTACCCTCCGGCCTGGGCATTGGTGGTTACGCTGAGGAACTCACTGGCCTTACATGGCATTGTTTTATTGTCCCAGCTGAAGGCCGGCAGCCTCTTCCATGTACACGTCACCTTGTCCAACTGTTGCCAATGGGAGTTGGTTGTTGAGTTCTGTTGttgtgtagctgtgtgtgtgtgtgaatgccatGTACAAACTTGAGTCCTGCCTCTCTTGAGATGCTCTCTTTGCCCTATGCTGCCTTAGGGAATCACAAAGAGCCTTCTGTGGCTTCCTATTGAGTTAAGTACACTGTAGACAGACCTATTCTCCTTTCAAAAACCATATAGATTTGACTCAGGGCTTCCTCCATGCCTGGCCCCATGCAAGCACTTGACTCTGGTGAAGCTATTTAATTCTGGCAGCTGCCTAGCAAAGGAAATAAGACCACACCACTCCCTGACAGCTGAGATGAGGCACCAAGTTCTAGAACCTCAAAGGCTGGGCTGCTCCAGGAAAATCCCGGTGATAGATGCCTGTTCCGTGTTTGTGCACCGCCATTTTAATATGAAATCCTCACATCCACTCTACAAGATGAACAGAGAGGTCTCCTGGGAGGACATCAGGGCAGCTATTCAAATAGCATGTGGCAGAGGCAAGATAAATCCAGAACCATACCAGTTTTACAGGCAGAATGGTATGGAGAAGGCTGGCCTGGCAGCCTGTGGGGGGTTGCAGCTACCCAGGTGGGATGTAACCTTCTTCTGTAGTGCATCTGGAACCACTAAGCTGGGAGCCATGGTAGGACATCGCGTTCATCGTGGCACATCACTAGTGTGCGCTTAGTGCCTGGCCTGCTCCCTCTGCATCTGGGCCACATTCTCCAATCATCCCTGTCACCCCTACTGACTGGCAAAATGTCTGTCCATGATGGCGTCAAATGGTGGGCTGGGGTGGAGTCCCTTAGTCACTGGCAGTGATGTTAACCATTTCCTTTCTTACCTAGTCCTGGCATAAGTCCTGCTTCCGATGTGCCAAGTGTGGCAAAGGCCTGGAGTCGACCACCCTGGCGGACAAGGATGGTGAGATCTACTGCAAAGGTGGGTAGCTCCGCTTCTCTCTGAAGACCGGAAGGTTGGAGGGGGCTGGAGACCAAGCGACTAGGCTGTCGCTAAATGAACCAAGCCCCTTGCCTTCCAATCCAAGGGCCAGAGTGGCCTCTTCATGACACAATGGGGAAATCAGAGAAGGAGAATGAGACTTGGCCAGAGTTAGATGGAGCATAGGGTGGGGATAAGGGCGGGGCTTAGGATCTTAGGGCAGGGGATAAGGGCGGGGCTTAGGATCTTAGGGCAGGGGATAAGGGCGGGGCTTAGGATCTTAGGGCAGGGGGGTTAGGGCGGGGCTTAGGATCTTAGGGCAGGGGATAAGGGCGGGGCTTAGGATCTCAATACCTGTCCAGTGTTTTTCAGCAAACGATTTACTCCCTCATTAAAATAAGTTGTTCTCCTCACTACCGAGGCTAGGAGTGCAGTGGAGACAGGGAGGCGGGCACTGGTAGATTGCCCTCCAGAGACCAGGCACAAGGAGTGGTAGGAGAAGCTACTCGGGTCAGGATACATCcttacccttctcttctctctgcaggaTGCTATGCCAAAAACTTTGGGCCCAAAGGTTTTGGCTTTGGACAAGGAGCTGGAGCCTTGGTCCACTCAGAGTGAAGCTGCCGCCTCCCGCACGCCCTGCCTACTACTGAGCTTTCCGTCAGCAGTTCATTCCCAGAAGCCTTGGACACCTCCAAGCTCCTCTCCCTCGCTCAGCCCTGCTGCACGTCACTAATGCCTTGGACTTGGGTAGCTGGCTTCTTTTGGTTTAGGGGTCTGCCTGAGCTCCTTCCCCACTAAGGGCTTCCTCCTGCCTGGCATTTGAAACATTACCTTTAGGAGACAGTCATCCCTTTCCAGAGACCAGGTCCCTCTCCCCACACCTCCCCCATACAGACCTCTGTTTCTAGGCTGAATGTCCACCCTTTACTGGCCAGGACACCTGAGCTCATGTCTTTGGAGACCAATAGAGCTAAGCAGGAGACCTGGGACAGGGAGGCAGGACCAGAATTGGGCTAGGCAAGGTTGTGGTTTATTGGATCCCAGAGAGTCTCCTCTGGGTAGGAGGCTGAGTTCTTGGTGCATCCCAGTCTGGGAAGTCCCcacgagaggcagagaggtgcaGATAGGATTGTTGGCCATCGGAAGGAGCTCTTTCTCTGGCCTCTTGCCTTTGAATGTGGAAATAGTATTTTTTCATTCAGGAATGGAGTACAAGGCAGGCAGAGGACAGACACCGAGTCTAGGGGTTGTCTGACCTCCTTAGGCATCAAGTTCCCTGTCTGATGGGCAAGAGAGAGCCTAATGAATACCTTGAACAAGTATTTACATTTTTCAGTGGTCCAGATCTTGGAGTGGTCAATTCTGGTTCTAACCTTGGGTCGGATGGCTGGGATGGACCTTTTCTGTGGCAGCATAGCCCAGGGTATAGCTGTGTTCTAGCCACTCCTGAGGGTTCCTCTGAACCCCCAGTCCTTACTCCTCTCCAGCCCAGACccaatttttcctctttttaccCCACCTTTCTCTAGTAACCTTCACTACCTTGCCCATCCCATTGAGGCCCCAAGGTCAGGagcagaggggagaaggggaagggccGGTGATGTTCCCCGGGACTGAGGGGACAAGGCTGTGTACAGCTATTTGCTGCATGGGCTGTAGGCATGGGCTGTTGAAGCTGATTTATCATCTGATCAATAAAGCAATTTAGAACTGAACTCTGATTTCCTGTCTGTCTATGGAGACCCTGCCACACCCTGGAGCCAGGGCTGGATTGGGCCAGAACAATCACAGCAAGGCCTGGTAGAAATGAACCAAAAAGAATCACTCTCGGGCTTTCTACGGTCTGTTTACTTTATAATATTGATTCTAAGGGAACCAAATGACCAAAGGTCACCGCCTCGCCCTGTTTGCCCTCcacccctgtctcaaaattccCTGTGGGAATTTTGTGGAGTTGGCTCTTGAAAGGCTCAGTCAGGTCCCAACAATGTGCTCCACAACTCAGCTTTTGGAAAGACCCTTGTAAAGAGAAACTCAGCCGGAGGAACTCTCTGTATCAACTCCAGAAATCTCACTTCTTGgaagtgcgtgtgtgtgtgtgtgtgtgtgtgtgtgtgtgtgtgtgtgtgtgtgtgatattggggagagggaaccagCTGTCTGCTTGTCTGCTTTTCTCTAAGGGCCCCTACAGCCAGGTCCATGGAAGACCAGGCTTGGGAAAATAGGCTTGTCTGAAGGGTTGTAGTGTTGTTCATCTTAGGCACACCCATTGTACCCAGAGCTGGGCTGTGTCAGTCCATGAAAATGTGCCCGCACTGAAATTTTCAAAACAGTGAGTAGAATTTAAACAATAGGTTTTATGCTTGTATTAGCCAGAGGGTCAGGCCAGCAGTGCTCCTTGTGGGACCTACACCAGAGCACAAGGCAGCACCTGCCCAACGGCTAGAGCTCAGGAGTGCCAGTCCTAAGTGGCGCTGACAGCTCTCAAACAGGGCTCAAGACACATAGGAAGTTCTCAGGGAGGTTTGTGCCTAGAGGACAATGGTTCATTCCATAAGCACAAATGGATCCTCCTACCCTGGGCGGGACCCACAGAGTACCAGGATGCGTGCCTTTGGGGTCCAAAGATGGAGAcaggctgccctctgctggctgcGCAGGCAGGTCTCGGCCCAGCACAGTACCATCAGGCAGGCCCATGTACTCCGTCTCACTCTTCCCCATTGATCTTCTTACAGTTACACAGTAGCAGAAGgggtcacacagacacactgtaAAGCTCGGGTACCAGCAGAAGGCTGTAATTGAGTGGAACGTGAGTGAGTCGCAGGGATCTGCAGGCGCCGAGCGTGGTCTGTACCGATAAACACCAGGTGGCGCTGTGGGGTCAAGGCAAAAGGCAGCCACtccgggtttttttgtttgtttgtttgtttttcttttcttttcttttttttctttcattttatttttgttaggtACTCCCTTTCTGCTGTGGATGTTGATGACCTTTTGCTTCTGTGAGGACATCTAATCTCTCCGGAAGGAGATGTGCTCTAATACAGATCTGTGGCATTCCAAACCACGAGAATGACCCAAAGGAGAGAAGTAgacagagcccccccccccccacacactttttttccatttaaggGAGACCTGGGCATGGTCCAGGATGCCCTTAGGGAAAAGAATGGCATTAAGGACGCCCAGTTGCACAAGTGCCCTGGGCCTTTAAGGTGTGGTGGAAGAAAGCTGCCTGTTCTGATAGAAGGCAGCGTTAGCTCTCTTAGTCTTCCTTCAGACCACAGTCTGGGTCATCTAAAAGGGTGGCTTCTATGGGGAGTCAGACTGCAGAGTTGAGGGAGAATGTGTTTGAAGATTGAGGGAGGAAGAAagttgagttcaaagccaatcttGCTACAGAATAATCTTGCcacaaaaaagtgtgtgtgtgtgtgtgtgtgtgtgtgtgtgtgtgtgtgtgtgtaatttgctATTAGGTGTTTAAGAAATCCCCAAATCAAGAGTAGATGctttgaaaaaaagcaaaaacccaaTGAAGCTACAGTCCCCAGCATCCTTAGGCCCTGGTAAGGATGAGGGTAGTTTGAGAAACAGAGCAAAGACCCTTGGGAACCAGTCATTGGCTGATTCTAACTCCCTTCCTTCAGTCCCTGGTCCTGCCTTCAAACACACACCCCTGTTATGAGAACCACTGCGGAGGTGTGGAGGGGTGCTTTTAAAATAGATCCCAGATCCACCCTGTAGATTCTGATCAGGTTAGGATGgggcatgagaaactgtatttgAAAAGTGCCTACCTGAGATGACGCTTATACTCAGCCAGGCTGGAGCACCTGGAGACTATGCCAGCTTTACCAGCCGCTGGCCTTGCAGCAAGGGAGACCTCTCCCCTGCAGCTCACTTGCCATAGAACTAATGGCTACAGGAACTTTTGGAGCTGTCTCCCACCAGATGTTATGACTGGAGAGGACTTACTtgaagtttctgtttctgttctccaGAGTTGTGAGACCAGGTCTAGACTTCTCCCACCTGACAGCCTGCAAAGCTTTGAAGCCAGCTGTCCTCCAGTGGGCTCCTCTTTAACCCCGTCCCCAGAGAGGTACTGGAAACCTTGAAGGTCCTTTTTATTagctgaagaagaaagaggagttttcagtatagctcagtggtagagcacttaggCATGTGCAAAGccatgggttcaatcctcagaacaagaactggggggggggggaatgggaggggaTAACACAGAAGGGGGTACTTAGGCACTTGAGGTACTTGGATGTGTAAAAGCAGAACCATTCTATGAAAGACCTATAGACCCCCAGGACTAGTCTTCCCTAATAGTGTCTACTTCTTTGGGGTAGTTTGGAAGCAAATTTGTCATTTCTGGCTTATTCTGTACCACAGACTATTCAAAGATCAAAGACCTTCAGTGACCTTTTGAGATGGAGTCAACTCATTTATGAATCGCCAAACTAAAGCCAGGAACCAGGGAACATTTGACCAGTTCAAGGTCCAGTGGCAAAACAGAATCTGCATAGAACCCCTGGCCCAAGACTCATGCCTATACTGTCTACAGAGAAGCTGGCTTGTGTTGCGAGGTGGAAGGGTAGCCTTAGAGCAGAGAGCTAGGACTCTAGTGACTGTCAGTGTTTATGAAGCCTAATTTGGGTGCTGTCTTATCTGGTGCATTCGCAAGAACTTGGAATCGAGTGTGATACCCTGTATTGCAGAAGAGGAAAGTGAGAGTCAGtgcatttttaaatgacttaCTCAAAGTCTCTGGCAAGTGGTGAAGCCAGGATTGGAACCAGCTGTGTAACTTTGGGCCAGCCTCCTCCCCTCTGGGTGTCAGCGCCtcatttgtgaaataaaaatattggccTAAATTAGTGCTGGGGAAGTACTTCCCAGGCTCTGATGTGCATACACATCTCCTGGGGAATCTTGTAAAACACAGATTCTAGTTCAGTAGTTTTGGGTGGGGCCTGAGACCGGATGTCTCTCACAAGCTCCCAGGGGAAGGTGGTGCTGATGTTGCGGATCCAGAGACCACACCGGAGCAGCCAGGCTCCAGGGGACACACCCAGCTCTGATGTCCTTTGTTTATGAGCTTAGGAAGACTCGCCCCAAAGGCCTTGAAAATTCAGGAAATAGATTATCCTGACTGAAGATCTTAGTGGGCACTTTCCATGTCTGGACAAGCCCTTGTGCCTAGTCTGAAGTGTCTGCTCCTGACCCTTCTATACTGGCACTCTGTTGACCTCGGACTAGCATCTCCAGAGTGTTCAAGACACTTACTGTCCCCTATAATAGGTATAAAGAGGAGTACCCAAGATCTTGGGGTCACCCACCACCCCATAGCTGCCACCTTGTCTAGTCTTTTAGGACTCTTCACAGGTATCTATCAGT
Proteins encoded in this region:
- the Csrp1 gene encoding cysteine and glycine-rich protein 1, whose translation is MPNWGGGKKCGVCQKTVYFAEEVQCEGNSFHKSCFLCMVCKKNLDSTTVAVHGEEIYCKSCYGKKYGPKGYGYGQGAGTLSTDKGESLGIKHEEAPGHRPTTNPNASKFAQKIGGSERCPRCSQAVYAAEKVIGAGKSWHKSCFRCAKCGKGLESTTLADKDGEIYCKGCYAKNFGPKGFGFGQGAGALVHSE